One region of Mangifera indica cultivar Alphonso chromosome 3, CATAS_Mindica_2.1, whole genome shotgun sequence genomic DNA includes:
- the LOC123212368 gene encoding probable indole-3-pyruvate monooxygenase YUCCA3 encodes MFNNCHNVPDMSPNFSLDECLFNGRCIWVNGPVIVGAGPSGLAVAAGLKQQGVPFTIVERASCIASLWQNRTYDRLKLHLPKQFCQLPHFPFPGNFPEYPTKYQFTNYLESYAKHFDINPHFNETVQSAKYDETFELWRVKTVSSSGSGSTEYICRWLVVATGENAEKVVPDFEGLQDFDGHVLHSSDYKSGENFRGKRVLIVGCGNSGMEVSLDLCNHNAKPSMVVRSSVHVLPREVVGKSTFQLAVLMMKWLPLWLADKILLIVARLVLGNVEKYGLKRPAIGPIELKNNQGKTPVLDIGALQKIKSGDIKVVPGIKRFSQGKVELVNGQNLEIDSVILATGYRSNVPSWLKENEFFSEDGIPKNPFPNGWKGKDGLYAVGFTKRGLSGASLDAVNVAHDVANTWKEETRQKKKSIASRSCHRRCISHLNKWNLFFFYN; translated from the exons ATGTTTAACAATTGCCATAACGTTCCGGACATGTCTCCAAATTTCAGTCTGGATGAGTGCTTGTTTAACGGCCGTTGCATATGGGTGAATGGGCCTGTAATAGTTGGCGCTGGTCCTTCAGGTCTTGCAGTGGCTGCAGGCCTAAAACAACAAGGTGTTCCATTCACAATCGTAGAACGCGCCAGCTGCATTGCCTCTCTTTGGCAAAACAGAACTTACGATCGCCTTAAGCTTCACCTCCCAAAACAATTTTGCCAGTTGCCACACTTTCCATTTCCTGGTAACTTCCCTGAATACCCCACCAAATATCAGTTCACTAACTACCTGGAATCCTATGCAAAACACTTCGACATAAACCCGCATTTCAATGAGACAGTTCAGTCTGCTAAGTATGATGAAACTTTCGAGTTGTGGAGAGTCAAAACTGTTTCATCTAGTGGTTCAGGTTCAACTGAGTATATTTGCCGGTGGCTTGTAGTGGCCACAGGTGAAAATGCAGAGAAAGTTGTGCCTGATTTTGAAGGCTTGCAGGATTTTGATGGTCATGTTTTACATTCAAGTGACTATAAATCAGGTGAAAATTTTAGAGGAAAGCGTGTACTGATTGTTGGCTGTGGCAATTCAGGCATGGAAGTTTCTCTTGATCTCTGCAACCACAATGCAAAGCCCTCGATGGTCGTTCGAAGCTCA GTTCATGTATTGCCAAGGGAAGTTGTTGGGAAATCAACATTTCAATTAGCTGTTTTGATGATGAAATGGCTTCCACTTTGGCTAGCAGACAAGATACTGCTTATTGTAGCGCGGTTGGTTCTGGGAAATGTGGAAAAATATGGTCTTAAAAGGCCAGCCATTGGACCCATAGAGTTGAAGAACAATCAAGGAAAGACTCCAGTTTTGGACATTGGAGccttacaaaaaattaaatcggGTGACATTAAGGTTGTCCCGGGAATCAAAAGGTTCAGTCAGGGCAAGGTGGAGCTCGTTAATGGACAGAATCTTGAGATTGATTCGGTTATTCTTGCAACTGGGTACCGTAGTAATGTTCCATCATGGCTAAAG GAAAATGAGTTCTTTTCTGAAGATGGAATTCCAAAAAATCCATTTCCAAATGGGTGGAAAGGCAAAGATGGACTTTATGCAGTTGGGTTCACAAAAAGAGGTCTTTCTGGTGCATCTTTAGATGCTGTAAATGTAGCTCATGATGTTGCCAACACTTGGAAGGAAGAAACAAGGCAGAAAAAGAAGTCCATTGCCTCTCGCTCTTGTCATAGAAGATGCATATCACATCTAAACAAAtggaatcttttttttttttacaactgA